One part of the Desulfonema ishimotonii genome encodes these proteins:
- a CDS encoding YkgJ family cysteine cluster protein codes for MSSDRVDTSQVFVCKQCGECCKGYGGTYVTAGDIEAIARHIGADPEIFVGEYCQMSGRRPVLAQGEDGYCIFRKEKLCSIHPVKPRMCRAWPFIESVLKDVGNWRLMASACPGILTDVPDELILRCVRQELADAEKKGL; via the coding sequence ATGTCCTCTGACAGGGTGGATACCTCACAGGTATTTGTATGTAAACAGTGCGGCGAGTGCTGTAAGGGATACGGCGGCACCTATGTGACTGCCGGAGATATTGAGGCGATTGCCCGCCATATCGGTGCGGACCCCGAAATTTTTGTGGGGGAATACTGCCAGATGTCGGGGCGCAGGCCGGTGCTGGCCCAGGGGGAGGATGGCTATTGCATTTTCCGGAAGGAGAAACTCTGTTCCATTCACCCGGTCAAGCCCCGGATGTGCCGGGCGTGGCCCTTCATCGAAAGCGTGCTGAAGGATGTTGGAAACTGGCGGCTCATGGCGTCGGCCTGTCCCGGCATTCTGACGGATGTGCCGGATGAGCTGATTCTCCGATGTGTCCGGCAGGAACTGGCGGACGCGGAGAAAAAGGGCTTATGA
- a CDS encoding tRNA1(Val) (adenine(37)-N6)-methyltransferase, with translation MADLLTSDTFFEGRIRVRQYRNGYRFSIDAVLLAHYAAQWRGGTVLDLGTGCGIIPMILAYRRPAVRIYGVEIQEALADIAAANIAANGMSDRITVLRQDMKTLTAPEVGGPVDMVVTNPPYRKAASGRMNPHMQRAIARHEVAATLSDVVETARRMLRVSGHFVAVYLAERTAELLSRMRASGIEPKSLRPIQSFADTDARLILAEGTQGGRPGMKIHPPLVIYTPDGAYTEEVSGFFLP, from the coding sequence ATGGCGGATCTGCTGACGTCCGACACCTTTTTTGAGGGCCGCATCCGGGTCCGGCAGTACCGGAACGGGTATCGCTTTTCAATTGACGCAGTGCTGCTGGCCCACTACGCGGCGCAGTGGCGGGGGGGGACCGTCCTTGACCTGGGAACCGGCTGCGGCATCATCCCCATGATTCTGGCATACCGCAGACCGGCCGTCCGCATTTACGGCGTTGAGATTCAGGAGGCGCTGGCCGACATTGCCGCTGCCAATATCGCGGCAAACGGCATGTCGGACCGGATCACGGTTCTGCGGCAGGATATGAAAACCCTGACCGCCCCGGAGGTGGGCGGACCGGTGGATATGGTGGTGACCAACCCGCCCTACCGGAAAGCCGCTTCGGGCCGGATGAACCCCCATATGCAGCGGGCCATTGCCCGCCATGAGGTGGCGGCCACCCTCTCCGACGTGGTGGAGACCGCCCGCCGGATGCTCCGGGTTTCCGGTCACTTTGTGGCGGTCTATCTGGCGGAGCGGACAGCCGAACTGCTCTCCCGGATGCGGGCGTCCGGCATAGAGCCGAAATCCCTGCGCCCGATCCAGTCCTTTGCCGATACGGACGCCAGGCTGATCCTGGCCGAGGGGACGCAGGGCGGGCGACCGGGAATGAAGATTCACCCGCCCCTTGTCATTTACACCCCCGACGGCGCCTACACCGAAGAGGTCAGCGGTTTTTTTCTGCCGTAA
- a CDS encoding YbaB/EbfC family nucleoid-associated protein, whose amino-acid sequence MKGMGNMMKQAQKLQSKMMKLQEELANETVETTAGGGMVRVVANGKQQVVSIEIEKEVVDPEDVEMLQDLVLAAVNDALAKSQQMVSDRMGKLMPGGMNIPGLM is encoded by the coding sequence ATGAAGGGTATGGGGAATATGATGAAGCAGGCCCAGAAGCTTCAGTCCAAGATGATGAAGCTTCAGGAAGAGCTGGCCAATGAGACGGTGGAGACCACTGCCGGCGGGGGGATGGTCCGGGTGGTGGCCAACGGCAAACAGCAGGTTGTCTCCATTGAAATCGAGAAAGAGGTGGTTGACCCGGAGGATGTGGAGATGCTTCAGGATCTGGTGCTGGCGGCCGTCAATGACGCGCTGGCCAAGTCCCAGCAGATGGTGTCGGACCGGATGGGCAAACTGATGCCCGGTGGCATGAATATTCCCGGCCTGATGTAA
- a CDS encoding DUF721 domain-containing protein, translating into MKEFTHIGQVLPGAMKKYRRESDGELVRIWALWDQAVGPAVAENARPAAFRGDLLIVHVTSSPWVQQLRFLKHEIRSKVNSALGGEMVRDIRFRVGAL; encoded by the coding sequence GTGAAAGAGTTTACACATATCGGCCAGGTGCTGCCGGGGGCTATGAAAAAATACCGCCGGGAATCGGATGGCGAACTGGTCCGGATCTGGGCGTTGTGGGATCAGGCCGTCGGCCCTGCTGTGGCTGAAAATGCCCGTCCTGCGGCCTTCAGGGGGGATCTGCTGATCGTCCACGTCACCAGTTCCCCATGGGTGCAGCAGCTCCGGTTTCTCAAACATGAGATCCGCTCAAAGGTCAACAGCGCCCTGGGGGGGGAGATGGTCAGGGACATCCGGTTCCGGGTCGGGGCCCTCTGA
- the recR gene encoding recombination mediator RecR, which yields MSYYPPSVLNLIQQLSRLPGIGEKTAERLAMHLLRVPGREAEALARGILNVREKVRLCSRCFALSDTDICGICSNPARDASQVCVVENIAEMVAIERAGGFAGLYHVLQGVLSPMDGVGPDDIRVRELVRRVREGGVREVVLATGTHLEGETTAAFIAERLSAYPVRVSRIASGVPLGGDLRYVDQVTLKRAMETRHVL from the coding sequence ATGAGCTATTATCCGCCGTCTGTGCTGAACCTGATTCAACAGCTTTCACGGCTGCCGGGCATCGGTGAAAAAACTGCGGAACGTCTGGCCATGCACCTGCTCCGCGTTCCCGGCAGAGAGGCTGAGGCCCTGGCCCGGGGCATTCTGAATGTCCGGGAAAAGGTTCGGCTGTGCAGCCGGTGTTTTGCCCTGAGTGATACGGATATCTGCGGCATTTGCAGCAATCCGGCCCGGGACGCGTCCCAGGTCTGTGTGGTGGAGAATATCGCCGAAATGGTGGCCATTGAAAGAGCGGGTGGGTTTGCCGGTCTCTATCATGTGCTTCAGGGGGTACTCTCCCCAATGGACGGTGTGGGACCGGACGATATCCGGGTCCGGGAGCTGGTTCGCCGGGTCCGTGAGGGCGGGGTCCGGGAGGTGGTGCTGGCGACCGGTACCCATCTGGAAGGGGAGACGACTGCCGCGTTTATCGCCGAGCGTCTCTCGGCATATCCCGTCCGTGTGAGCCGGATTGCCTCCGGGGTTCCCCTGGGCGGAGATCTCAGATATGTGGATCAGGTGACCTTAAAACGAGCAATGGAGACCCGACATGTCCTCTGA
- the hflK gene encoding FtsH protease activity modulator HflK codes for MSWDWEKLKEQQRKRDGLPPQMDEFVKKFGEFKVPGAPLLILVILLVLIGSSMFYTIRTSEVGVVQRFGKFVRTTQPGLHFKLPAGIETVKRVNVRRVMTEEFTGSVTGYATANSNITLMLTGDLNVALVPWIVQYRIKDPYHYLFKVRNVDVLLRDMSEASMRLVVGDRSIDEVISKRNEIAVESQELLQKEMDQAETGIEIVTIEMKKTDVPAPVQPSLNEVNQATQEKEQTIYQAKEEYNKAIPAARGEADRTIKAAEGYALDRINRAKGDAARFMAVYEEYVKAKDVTRRRLYLEALKELLPKLENKYIVDADQKNLLPLLNLGKQDGGIK; via the coding sequence ATGAGCTGGGATTGGGAAAAATTGAAAGAACAACAGCGAAAAAGGGATGGGCTGCCTCCCCAGATGGATGAGTTTGTAAAAAAATTCGGGGAATTCAAAGTGCCGGGCGCCCCGCTGCTGATTCTGGTAATTCTGCTGGTGCTGATCGGATCTTCGATGTTCTACACGATCCGAACCAGTGAAGTCGGGGTCGTACAGCGATTCGGAAAATTTGTGCGCACCACTCAGCCGGGCCTTCACTTCAAACTGCCCGCAGGCATAGAAACGGTGAAGCGGGTCAACGTCCGGCGCGTGATGACCGAGGAGTTCACCGGCAGCGTCACCGGGTATGCAACCGCCAACAGCAACATCACCCTGATGCTGACCGGAGATCTGAACGTGGCCCTGGTGCCGTGGATCGTTCAGTACCGGATCAAGGATCCGTATCATTATCTGTTCAAAGTCAGGAATGTCGATGTGCTTCTCCGAGATATGTCCGAGGCATCCATGCGGCTGGTCGTGGGCGACCGGAGCATTGACGAGGTCATCAGCAAACGGAATGAAATTGCGGTGGAATCCCAGGAACTGCTCCAGAAAGAGATGGATCAGGCCGAAACCGGCATTGAGATCGTCACCATTGAAATGAAAAAAACGGACGTGCCCGCTCCGGTCCAGCCCTCGCTCAATGAGGTCAACCAGGCCACACAGGAAAAAGAGCAGACGATCTATCAGGCCAAGGAGGAGTACAACAAGGCCATTCCGGCGGCCAGAGGCGAGGCCGACCGGACCATCAAGGCGGCCGAAGGCTACGCCCTGGACCGGATCAACCGGGCCAAGGGGGACGCGGCCCGGTTTATGGCCGTCTACGAAGAATATGTCAAGGCCAAGGATGTCACCCGGAGGCGGCTTTACCTGGAGGCGCTGAAAGAGCTTCTCCCCAAACTGGAAAACAAATACATTGTGGATGCCGATCAGAAGAACCTTCTCCCCTTGCTTAACCTCGGAAAACAGGACGGTGGGATAAAATGA
- a CDS encoding DUF1015 domain-containing protein gives MISGAEQAQAYARHPQNIIRLILGKTSENDTETDNRYTRTAKDFEAWQQDSILIRDTAPGFYLTATEFNVSGKTVTRFGLLTRVRLEPFEKGIILPHEKTFSRIKSDRLALMNTCHANFSPIFSLYEDNSDILGSLRKAVADRPADTDFTDILGHRQKLWRITDPDLIQPLTAAMQAETLFIADGHHRYETALNYRNQMADSTPDFPHDHPANFIMMYLASMKDPGLIVLPAHRMLKGLTPAEITGFISKAETCFDITPMPFTAESREAVQSAFLDEIRANAPKKAIGVLLRETSQFHLMTLKPGIMEKMFGDTLPPALAALDVTVLTRLIFMELLGFDQARLDNEQLIGYSSIAETALDDVLSGGSDAVFILNPTPVAQVRRIASEGLIMPRKSTYFYPKVITGQVINPLIP, from the coding sequence GTGATCTCCGGGGCGGAGCAGGCCCAGGCCTATGCCCGGCACCCGCAGAACATTATCCGCCTGATCCTGGGGAAAACCTCGGAAAACGACACCGAAACGGATAACCGCTATACCCGGACCGCAAAAGACTTTGAAGCGTGGCAGCAGGACAGTATCCTGATCCGGGACACGGCCCCGGGGTTCTACCTCACAGCAACTGAGTTCAATGTCAGCGGCAAGACCGTCACCCGGTTCGGCCTGCTCACGCGGGTGCGGCTGGAGCCTTTTGAAAAGGGGATCATCCTCCCCCACGAAAAAACCTTCTCACGGATCAAATCGGACCGTCTGGCCCTGATGAACACCTGCCATGCCAACTTCAGCCCCATTTTCTCACTGTACGAGGACAACAGCGATATCCTCGGCAGCCTCCGGAAAGCGGTCGCGGACCGGCCTGCGGACACGGACTTCACGGACATCCTGGGCCACCGCCAGAAATTATGGCGCATTACGGACCCGGACCTGATTCAACCCCTTACAGCGGCCATGCAGGCGGAAACCCTGTTCATCGCCGACGGCCATCACCGTTACGAAACCGCGCTCAATTACCGGAATCAGATGGCAGACAGCACCCCGGATTTCCCGCACGACCACCCGGCCAATTTTATCATGATGTATCTGGCCAGCATGAAGGATCCCGGGCTTATCGTGTTACCGGCCCACCGTATGCTCAAAGGCCTGACCCCGGCAGAGATCACCGGATTCATCTCAAAGGCCGAAACCTGTTTTGACATCACCCCCATGCCCTTTACCGCAGAAAGCCGGGAGGCGGTTCAGAGTGCGTTTCTGGATGAGATCCGTGCCAACGCCCCGAAAAAAGCCATCGGCGTTCTGCTCCGGGAAACGTCACAATTCCACCTGATGACGCTGAAACCCGGTATCATGGAAAAGATGTTCGGCGACACCCTCCCGCCCGCGCTGGCCGCACTCGATGTGACGGTGCTGACCCGCCTGATATTTATGGAACTTCTTGGCTTTGATCAGGCAAGGCTCGACAATGAGCAGCTGATCGGGTATTCCAGCATTGCGGAAACCGCCCTGGACGACGTGCTGTCCGGCGGGAGCGACGCCGTCTTCATACTGAACCCGACGCCCGTTGCACAGGTGCGGCGGATTGCCAGTGAGGGCCTGATCATGCCCCGCAAGTCCACCTACTTCTACCCAAAAGTCATCACCGGTCAGGTGATCAACCCGCTCATCCCCTGA
- the dnaX gene encoding DNA polymerase III subunit gamma/tau — MSYLVLARKYRPQTFEDVVKQEHVTRTLANAIVSERVAHAILFSGPRGTGKTTIARILAKAMNCEQGPTPTPCNRCRSCQEITNGNAVDVFEVDGASNNGVDHIRELRENIRYMPAHSRYKIYIIDEVHMLSTAAFNALLKTLEEPPAHVMFLFATTEPHKIPITILSRCQRHDLRRIDLDAVSRHMAFLCQQEGTRIAPETLGLIARESGGSMRDALSLLDQVMSCAQGDISHEQVLDILGVVDQKVLFDMSAAVLAGDVAGILEVIDEVYDHGHNLKELYAALVAHFRNLLVVAMGKNAERLVDVPAHEYALMAEQVRGTSEIYLTRILDILFREESAIRFATDPRLALEMAFIRAFQVKPALSVDTLIQKLDALAGGTYVPPAGGRNHSGGAAANQVRESRPAPESRSGGGAPLRNLGNPAARNAPSPPQAVQATAPRPAADVSDPVAESPPLSAFNPDDPPERSWEKFVERISDRSAPLASCLGKCYLKALTPERLCIQVGGNGFDLKRINKSRELIQQVCDAFFGRSAELEIIAGDRGAQTDDKKKKINQVHQKRQAALNHPLVEAALEIFDGTLVDVKIL, encoded by the coding sequence ATGTCCTATCTTGTCCTCGCGCGTAAATACCGCCCCCAGACGTTTGAAGACGTCGTAAAGCAGGAGCATGTCACCCGGACACTGGCCAACGCCATTGTGTCGGAACGGGTGGCCCACGCCATTCTTTTTTCGGGGCCGAGGGGAACCGGAAAGACCACCATTGCCCGTATTCTGGCCAAGGCCATGAACTGTGAGCAGGGGCCGACGCCCACGCCGTGTAACCGGTGTCGTTCCTGTCAGGAGATCACCAATGGGAATGCGGTTGATGTCTTTGAGGTGGACGGGGCGTCCAACAACGGGGTGGACCACATCCGGGAGCTGCGGGAAAATATCCGGTACATGCCCGCTCACAGCCGGTATAAGATTTACATCATCGACGAGGTCCACATGCTCAGTACGGCGGCCTTCAACGCCCTGCTGAAGACCCTTGAGGAGCCGCCGGCCCATGTGATGTTCCTGTTTGCCACAACCGAGCCCCATAAAATTCCCATCACCATTCTCTCCCGGTGTCAGCGGCACGACCTGCGGCGGATCGACCTGGATGCCGTGAGCCGCCATATGGCGTTTCTGTGTCAGCAGGAGGGAACCCGGATTGCGCCTGAAACCCTGGGGCTGATCGCCCGTGAGTCCGGGGGAAGTATGCGGGATGCCCTGAGCCTTCTGGACCAGGTCATGAGCTGCGCCCAGGGCGATATCTCCCATGAGCAGGTGCTGGATATCCTCGGTGTTGTGGACCAGAAGGTGCTTTTTGACATGTCTGCCGCCGTGCTGGCCGGAGATGTTGCCGGTATTCTGGAGGTCATTGACGAGGTCTATGACCACGGCCACAACCTCAAGGAATTGTACGCCGCACTGGTGGCCCACTTTCGGAATCTGCTGGTGGTCGCCATGGGGAAGAACGCGGAGCGGCTGGTGGATGTGCCTGCCCATGAGTACGCGCTTATGGCAGAGCAGGTGCGGGGCACCTCCGAGATTTACCTCACCCGGATTCTGGATATTCTGTTCCGGGAGGAGTCGGCCATCCGGTTTGCGACCGATCCCCGGCTGGCGCTGGAAATGGCCTTTATCCGGGCGTTTCAGGTAAAACCCGCGCTCTCTGTTGACACCCTGATTCAGAAGCTCGATGCCCTTGCCGGGGGAACATATGTGCCGCCGGCAGGCGGGCGGAATCACAGCGGCGGGGCAGCGGCAAACCAGGTCCGGGAGTCCCGGCCTGCGCCGGAATCTCGGTCCGGTGGCGGTGCGCCGCTTCGGAATCTGGGAAATCCGGCGGCCCGTAACGCGCCCTCACCGCCGCAGGCTGTTCAGGCAACCGCACCCCGTCCCGCAGCGGATGTTTCCGACCCGGTTGCTGAATCCCCCCCCCTGTCCGCGTTTAATCCTGACGACCCGCCGGAACGGTCCTGGGAGAAGTTTGTCGAGCGGATTTCAGACCGCTCCGCCCCCCTTGCCTCCTGTCTGGGAAAATGTTATCTCAAAGCCCTGACACCGGAGAGACTGTGTATTCAGGTCGGCGGGAACGGGTTTGATCTGAAGCGGATCAACAAGAGCCGGGAGCTGATTCAGCAGGTCTGTGACGCATTTTTCGGTCGGTCCGCAGAGCTGGAGATTATCGCCGGAGACAGGGGCGCTCAGACGGATGATAAAAAAAAAAAAATAAACCAGGTGCATCAGAAAAGACAGGCCGCACTGAACCATCCGCTGGTAGAAGCCGCGCTGGAGATCTTTGACGGGACACTTGTTGACGTAAAAATTTTATAG